In Gemmatimonadota bacterium, a single genomic region encodes these proteins:
- a CDS encoding polysaccharide biosynthesis tyrosine autokinase, with amino-acid sequence MSANLVPSPVTNASPARPETFSQMPQWGGPPSAPPAEGGIGEIVSRSLAAIKRYRWLILVVITVGVGAGFLLTRFVSPMYVVQAKVWIQDNSGGRGPVNAPGILKSDQAWVELARSFSVLDKVVSRLALHVVPETEADTAVVRTLMPSDKLRSGVYRLEVDGSGARYTLFRIPDTDSEKEEVIEKGAVGDSIGRAVGFQWQPASALLGRDRTVKFEVLTPREASVALATNLDVTIPFNSNLLLFQLKGKSSVLLATTINVLVSQFISEAERLKKAGLEVSSTTIEEQLKLASSQLNAAQAAYEAFKINAIVQPTENVAVSPGVTGTLNPVMGQFFSDKTTLDQTKRDREALQRIIDDSKGRGGRLSIESLRGFPQLMGSNPQLSQALQELDVAQAGLRKLEETYTDQHQLVKDKKTQIERLETQTIPQLITSSYAELKSREIEMQRRVDGASVEIKRIPTRTIQEMQLKREVDIASSMYADLAGRAVSARLAERSAMSDVGVLDTAVAPRFPTSDTSLSIFFLAVAVSIGAGLGLALLLDRLDKRFRYPEQATHELGLDIVGAIPSYNNPRSATARLEEATQLVEAFRSIALSVRTSFDGTGPVQLTITSPGPGDGKSFTSANLASALADSGFRTVIVDGDIRRGELHAVFGDLKQTPGLVDFLADEATLEQVVLPTQHHANLFVVPCGKRRKHGPELLASERMRILLDDLRSRFDAIIVDSAPLGAGIDAFALGAATGSMLIVLRAGETDRKLAQAKLTVLDRMPVRIIGAILNDVGVMPQFKYYHYLEGYYGIDEPEPSSAALLGAGGDSRRG; translated from the coding sequence ATGTCCGCCAATCTCGTCCCTTCCCCAGTCACTAACGCGTCCCCGGCGCGTCCGGAGACCTTCTCCCAGATGCCGCAGTGGGGGGGGCCGCCCTCGGCGCCTCCGGCTGAGGGGGGGATTGGTGAGATCGTCTCGCGATCCCTCGCCGCCATCAAGCGCTACCGGTGGCTGATCCTCGTGGTCATCACGGTCGGCGTCGGCGCGGGGTTCCTGCTCACGCGATTCGTCTCCCCGATGTATGTGGTGCAGGCGAAGGTGTGGATTCAGGACAACTCGGGCGGCCGCGGTCCGGTCAACGCCCCGGGGATCCTCAAGTCCGACCAGGCGTGGGTCGAGCTCGCTCGGTCGTTCTCGGTGCTGGACAAGGTCGTCTCACGGCTCGCGCTTCACGTCGTCCCGGAGACCGAGGCCGACACCGCCGTCGTGCGCACGCTCATGCCCTCCGACAAGCTGAGGAGCGGTGTGTACCGCCTCGAGGTCGATGGTTCGGGGGCGCGATACACCCTGTTCCGCATTCCCGACACCGATTCCGAGAAGGAAGAGGTCATCGAGAAGGGTGCCGTCGGTGACTCGATCGGGCGTGCCGTCGGCTTCCAGTGGCAGCCGGCGAGTGCCCTGCTTGGACGCGACCGCACGGTCAAGTTCGAGGTGCTGACCCCGCGCGAGGCATCCGTGGCGCTCGCCACCAACCTCGACGTCACCATTCCGTTCAACTCGAACCTCCTGCTCTTCCAGCTCAAGGGAAAGAGCTCGGTTCTCCTGGCCACCACGATCAACGTCCTGGTCAGCCAGTTCATTTCGGAAGCAGAGCGCCTCAAGAAGGCCGGGCTCGAAGTGTCCTCGACCACCATCGAGGAGCAGCTCAAGCTCGCGTCATCACAGCTCAACGCCGCGCAGGCGGCCTACGAGGCGTTCAAGATCAACGCGATCGTGCAGCCGACGGAAAACGTCGCCGTCTCCCCTGGGGTGACCGGCACGCTGAACCCCGTGATGGGGCAGTTCTTCTCGGACAAGACGACGCTCGACCAGACCAAGCGCGATCGCGAGGCCCTGCAACGCATCATTGATGATTCCAAGGGCCGAGGGGGACGCCTTTCCATTGAGTCCTTGCGCGGCTTCCCGCAGCTCATGGGGTCCAACCCGCAGCTCAGCCAGGCGCTGCAGGAACTCGACGTGGCGCAGGCCGGCCTTCGCAAGCTCGAGGAGACGTACACCGACCAGCACCAGCTGGTGAAGGACAAGAAGACGCAGATCGAACGGCTCGAGACGCAGACCATCCCGCAGCTCATCACCTCTTCCTACGCGGAGCTCAAGAGCCGCGAGATCGAGATGCAGCGCCGCGTCGACGGCGCGTCGGTCGAGATCAAGCGCATCCCCACCCGCACGATCCAGGAAATGCAGCTGAAGCGCGAGGTGGACATTGCCTCGTCGATGTACGCCGACCTCGCCGGACGCGCGGTCTCGGCGCGGCTCGCCGAGCGCAGCGCGATGTCCGACGTCGGCGTGCTCGACACGGCGGTTGCGCCGCGCTTCCCAACGAGCGACACGTCGCTCAGCATCTTCTTCCTCGCCGTCGCGGTCAGCATTGGTGCGGGGCTCGGTCTCGCGCTGCTGCTCGACCGCCTCGACAAGCGCTTCCGGTACCCCGAACAGGCAACGCACGAACTCGGGCTCGATATCGTCGGTGCGATCCCGTCGTACAACAACCCGCGCAGCGCGACGGCCCGCCTCGAGGAAGCCACGCAGCTCGTGGAGGCCTTCCGCAGCATCGCCCTCTCCGTGCGGACGTCGTTCGACGGCACGGGTCCGGTGCAGCTGACGATCACGAGCCCCGGGCCGGGCGACGGCAAGTCGTTCACCTCGGCCAACCTCGCCTCCGCGCTCGCCGACAGCGGCTTCCGCACGGTGATCGTCGATGGCGACATCCGCCGCGGTGAGTTGCATGCGGTCTTCGGCGACTTGAAGCAGACGCCGGGACTCGTGGACTTCCTGGCCGACGAGGCGACGCTCGAGCAGGTCGTGCTCCCGACGCAGCATCACGCGAACCTCTTCGTCGTCCCATGTGGCAAGCGTCGCAAGCACGGACCGGAGCTCCTCGCGTCGGAGCGCATGCGCATCCTGCTCGACGACCTGCGCTCGCGCTTTGACGCCATCATCGTGGACAGCGCGCCGCTCGGCGCCGGCATCGACGCCTTCGCGTTAGGCGCCGCCACCGGCTCCATGCTCATCGTGCTGCGCGCCGGCGAGACCGACCGCAAGCTGGCGCAGGCCAAGCTCACCGTCCTCGATCGCATGCCGGTGCGCATCATTGGCGCGATCCTCAACGACGTCGGCGTGATGCCGCAGTTCAAGTACTACCACTACCTCGAAGGCTACTACGGCATCGACGAACCCGAGCCCAGCAGCGCGGCGTTGTTGGGCGCCGGCGGCGACAGCCGACGCGGCTGA
- a CDS encoding sigma-54-dependent Fis family transcriptional regulator translates to MATGAPLREGERGNAAEGEPRDPLSISPEVKANLSLLIVDDDRTLREGCASVLQMDGFNVTTLGRGDEAIDLVKRRRFDIVLVDLYMTPVSGMEILKATLEASKDTIVVVMTGNPSVTTSIEALRAGAWDYLPKPFSATHLQVLVGRASHAVMVARETRDLRVQLSKQSGNSDKITLLGVSPAFRKAVELARKVASTDASVMIMGESGTGKEVIAQFIHAHSRRASRPMVPINCAALPEGLLESELFGHRKGAFTGADRDKPGLLEIANGGTLFLDELTEMSLPLQAKLLRVIQDGVVRRVGSEKEDAVVDVRFLSATNRTPQECVAKGTLREDLLYRLRVVPIHLPPLRKRPEDIPLLTNHFLTHYWERHRGTGEAQPRVSESAIEFLRSRPWRGNVRELQNVIEQMAVLTESGHLVLPDDVPIYDDIGTEPAQGGFPPNVMNEPFHVAKDKLIAHFEKEYLGQLIARAGSNMSKAARLANIDRTTLYRLMEKHGFRRDDMSAPLDE, encoded by the coding sequence ATGGCCACTGGTGCACCGTTGCGTGAAGGCGAACGAGGGAACGCGGCCGAGGGCGAGCCCCGCGACCCCCTCTCGATCTCCCCTGAGGTCAAAGCCAACCTGAGCCTGCTCATCGTGGACGACGACCGTACCCTCCGCGAAGGGTGCGCCAGCGTCCTCCAGATGGACGGATTCAACGTCACGACGCTGGGGCGGGGCGACGAAGCGATCGACCTCGTGAAGCGGCGGCGTTTCGACATCGTGCTGGTCGATCTCTATATGACGCCGGTGTCGGGGATGGAGATCCTCAAGGCCACACTCGAGGCCTCGAAGGACACCATCGTCGTCGTGATGACCGGCAACCCGAGCGTCACGACGAGCATCGAGGCGTTGCGGGCGGGGGCGTGGGACTACCTCCCCAAGCCGTTCTCCGCGACGCACCTCCAGGTGCTCGTCGGTCGCGCGTCGCATGCCGTCATGGTCGCCCGCGAAACGCGCGACCTTCGGGTGCAGCTCTCCAAGCAGAGTGGCAACAGCGACAAGATCACCCTGCTCGGCGTCTCCCCCGCATTCCGAAAGGCCGTCGAGCTGGCGCGAAAGGTCGCGAGCACCGATGCGTCGGTGATGATCATGGGAGAGAGCGGAACCGGGAAGGAGGTCATCGCCCAGTTCATTCACGCCCATTCCCGCCGAGCCTCGCGTCCGATGGTGCCGATCAACTGCGCGGCGCTCCCGGAAGGTCTGCTGGAGTCGGAACTCTTCGGACACCGGAAGGGCGCCTTTACCGGGGCGGATCGTGACAAACCCGGATTGCTGGAGATTGCGAACGGCGGCACCCTGTTCCTGGATGAACTGACCGAGATGTCGCTCCCGCTGCAGGCCAAGCTCCTGCGCGTGATTCAGGACGGCGTGGTGCGGCGAGTCGGCAGTGAGAAAGAGGACGCCGTCGTGGACGTGCGCTTCCTCTCGGCGACCAACCGAACGCCGCAGGAGTGCGTGGCGAAGGGGACACTGCGCGAGGATCTGCTGTATCGTCTGCGCGTCGTGCCGATTCATCTGCCACCGCTTCGCAAGCGTCCGGAGGATATCCCGCTCCTCACGAACCACTTCCTCACGCACTACTGGGAGCGGCATCGCGGAACGGGCGAGGCGCAGCCGCGTGTGTCCGAGTCGGCGATCGAGTTCCTGCGTTCGCGTCCGTGGCGCGGCAATGTGCGCGAGCTGCAGAACGTGATCGAGCAGATGGCGGTGCTCACGGAGTCGGGTCACCTCGTCCTGCCGGACGATGTGCCGATCTACGACGATATCGGCACCGAGCCGGCGCAGGGCGGCTTCCCGCCCAACGTGATGAACGAGCCGTTCCACGTGGCCAAGGACAAGCTGATCGCGCATTTCGAGAAGGAGTATCTCGGGCAGCTCATCGCACGGGCCGGTTCGAACATGTCCAAGGCTGCGCGTCTGGCCAACATCGATCGCACGACGCTCTACCGTTTGATGGAGAAGCACGGCTTCCGGCGCGACGACATGAGCGCCCCGCTGGACGAATGA